gtgtttgtgtgtgtgtgtgtgtgtgtgtgtgtgtgtgtgtgtgtgtgtgtgtgtgtgtgtgtgtgtgtgtgtgtgtgtgtgtgtgtgtgaccaagTGTGCCACCTTGGTACCCTTTATAAGCCGCAAAGCGTCACTCGgcacatcactcactcactcatctctccTCTGTGATCATCTCCACCAGTATAGTCCACCATGAAGATCCTGGTCACTATGGCTCTCGCTGGactcctctctctgctctctctctctggtaaGACATTTTCACTGAAACTAATATATCAATGCACATGTTCACGCTCGATTGttttccatgttgtaaaaaaagaaaaaagagagaataaaataacattaacattcCAATCTGTACAATGGACACCACGTTAGAGGAACaaggtaaaaaaagaaaaaagactggAAGATATCGAGTGTCTAATTCCTTCAGTCAgggttttattttacagaacagAGATGAAACCAAGCATTAAAATGATCAAGTCTGTAGATTTAGTCTGATGCAGTGGGAAATCCAGCTGGATCTGTGAGAACGTAAGATCACACACTAATACAGTATTTGGGatttttgtgtttctgcagGGATCGAGGCCATAGTGCATCTGACCCAGGAGAAGATCTTAAATGTCAATGTAGGACAGGATATAAAGATTCTCTGCAGGAGGGATACTACAACAAGCTGGGTCATTTCATGGTACCAGCAGAAAGTTGGAGATACTCCAAAGTTCCTACTAGCTGATGGCACCAGAGCCAGCGGCCTGTCCAGCAGGTTCTCCTATACGGACAACGGCGCAGACGAGTACCTGAACATCGCCCGAGTGGAAGCTGAAGACGAAGCCGTGTATTACTGCGGCTGCATCATCTGTGACAACCATCACAGTGCTGCAGTTCAATTAAACACTCGTACAAAAACCTCCTGAGTCTCACAGTCGTCCTGAGGATCCACACCGTTCAATCCAGAAGCTCGGATCCAGTCAGGAAATGTTTGAATACACATCTGTTACGATTTCTCAAGTCACATGGAAGAAATTCCTGATGCTTTGTCAGGTGGAGCTTCAGGATTGTGTTCAGAGGTGTTCAGGCTAAGCAGGAGCAGTGGGCTGGAGATACAAGGTTTTTGTACAGCGCTGTGTCACAGTGCCATGGCAGCATCGGCGGAGGCACCGAGTTAAGAATCGGTGAGTCTgaattttttgttatatttaataaaaagtgaGATAGATGTGATTTTTATCCAGATATAATTTAACAGCCACATGATCGTATATTTAGTATCAAACAACTTTATCGAACTAAATTTAtactcaaattttatttttatttaatcattttattgtattatttttaaaattattcagCAACAACGACAAACAttcaattaacatttatttccatttttatttttaaataacaaaaacttttggtacataaataaaaaaaattttagttAACCAAATTTTActattttacctttttttgtgcaaataactgattacattattttatgtttaaataattaaaaaaataataattgaggAATAATTGACTACATGCGTTTAAGGTACATTTCCatcttaatttttaaataacatttatgttacgatttatttctttttaaatcatcactgAAATTATGAATtagcatataataataataataataataataataataataataataataaaacaactttGGATGacgatttgtatttatttcctttctttcttccttttttttatgaatagaaTAATAGAATCAACCACatgaaataattcataattaaattaattaatttgccTTTGACCTAGTGGTCAAAGGCAAAGACCATTAGACTTTAGACTTTGGACTTTCACACCATTAGACCTGGTGTAAAAAGTGAACTCTCTCTCTACCATATCCAAAGTGCCATTCTCACTGACCTCTGAACATCTCCAGTTTCAACTCTTTCCAATTTGTTGTCCTGTGCAGCTCGTCCGTCTTCTCCTCCGTCCCTGCTCCTGCTCGCTCCCTCGGTTTCTTCGCTCTCTGACGGTGAtgtcagtgtggtgtgtgtggctcGGGGTTTTTACCCTGACAGCGTTACCGTGTCCTGGTCTGAGAACAGCAGCAGCGTGACAGGGGACGAGGTGCAGACGACTCCGTCTGAGCGTCACGCCGACGGCACCTTCTCCCAGACCAGTCTTCTGAAGCTCACTAAGCAGCGCTGGAGCTCCGGGAGAACCTACACGTGCCGTCTGAGTCACCCAGCGCTTTCCACACCGCTGAGCCAGAGCACCAGCCTGGACCTGTGCGGCTAAACAAACGACCACACTGCTTTTTCAGCTGTTgcgtttttttctgtgtgtaacGCGTCTCTAGTCTTTATTCTTTGTTGCTTCAAATCttttactataaaaataaagctaCAATGTTCAATTAAAACCTTATACTCCAGATCTTATCCCGTTTATTCCTTTTTTCACGTACACAAACCTGAAACAAATATTAAACCGACgtttcattttcatctttttctctTGAGACTATAAGATCTGGTTCACATGTGCTTGCTCATCAGTGCATGAAACAGTGCACCAAGaaacaaactatttttttaaacagagaatTAGCAGAGCAAAAGTTtgaatagtgtaaaaaaaaaaaaaaaaaaaattgattgaaACTATAGACCCAGAATTGATATATTTCTCTGCCAATGTCCATTGTTCGAAGAGTcgtacaaataaaaataaaaaatgtaatccgATCTagtatttcattaataaatacaaaccgTAATCATTGGCAAATTGTTGTGGTGTTAGAGGAATAACTTGAGAAGATCGTTGACGAGTTGAGCTGATTTGACGTAATTTGTCGAACTCTGTATTATGAAGTAGGAATTTCCGAGTTGAAAAGGAGTTTTTACAAGTCAGTGGACATAAATTACAACTTAGGGCCTTTAGTCGAATGCAGCCTTGTGTTATAGAGACTAACATCTAACAAGGAGTTAATAACGATTGTAAAGATTTTATGGAAAAAGTCCTCCGTAGTCTCCAGGGGGCGCCATCTGCCTGCACGCCTCCTTTAACCGCTCCTTTCCAGTGGTGGTAATGACTTCCTCCTGAAAGCCAAGATGGACCGTTACATCTCGAGTGaactttgagttttttttttgagtttaaagtaaaaaaaaaaaaatgatattaaaccaACCAAGATATGGAAAAAGCAACATCCGATTTTTTAGAACGCAACCATTTTCTCTGTAAGGAGTGTTAAGTGTTAATCTCTCCTGTTATCCCACCTTGTGAAAGTCGATGAGGTCAGCGAGAGTAGCGTGACGGTTCTGGTCCACTCCTAGAAAACTGTAATAATCCCCCGAGGCATCAATCAGGAAGTGTTTGAAGCTGGTGGCTGTGCGATATGACAGAATGTAACCCCAGATTCTCTCGCTGACTCGCACCAGGAAGGAGCCTTCAGCTTTGTTCATCAGTAACATCTCTGAGTCCTCACGTGAAATTATTCCTGTAAGGAGAAGATCAGCTGAAAATAGCCACAAAATGTCTGTAGACagaattttttgttttagttgaaTTTTCAGTTGAATTCTGTccaatgaggaaaaaaacagtttaaatagATTCATAGTTTCATTGAGGAATTtctaaatttcattcattcattcattcattcattcatcttcatcttcattccgcttatccgaactacctcgggtcacggggagcctgtgcctatctcaggcgtcatcgggcatcaaggcaggatacaccctggaaggagtgccaacccatcgcagggcacacacacacacacacacacacacactctcattcactcacgcaggcacggggagaacatgcaaactccacacacacaaggcggaggcgggaatcgaaccctcaaccgtggaggtgtgaggcgaatgtgctaaccactaagccaccgtgcccccatttctaaatttgtaaatttaaattttaaaattaaaattaagatttttttcagtAGGAGTAATCTttagctttaaaaaacaaacaaacaaacatacaaataaaaagaaatg
The Tachysurus vachellii isolate PV-2020 chromosome 6, HZAU_Pvac_v1, whole genome shotgun sequence genome window above contains:
- the LOC132846917 gene encoding immunoglobulin kappa light chain-like, with the protein product MKILVTMALAGLLSLLSLSGIEAIVHLTQEKILNVNVGQDIKILCRRDTTTSWVISWYQQKVGDTPKFLLADGTRASGLSSRFSYTDNGADEYLNIARVEAEDEAVYYCGCIICDNHGSIGGGTELRIARPSSPPSLLLLAPSVSSLSDGDVSVVCVARGFYPDSVTVSWSENSSSVTGDEVQTTPSERHADGTFSQTSLLKLTKQRWSSGRTYTCRLSHPALSTPLSQSTSLDLCG